One Bombus fervidus isolate BK054 chromosome 5, iyBomFerv1, whole genome shotgun sequence DNA window includes the following coding sequences:
- the LOC141445760 gene encoding uncharacterized protein, producing MDPCKYRNYMDEMLEIIDEIGCRKPEPEVCNVRCPPLGCPRGPCPGMCCYQEDCDPCCISKMPCCPPPPQPPSCRAPPLCCLKAYAKAVGYPPESPLSPPCARIRRKLCVEMLDKICRPPSVCTTVPYCPSPCCTVPPCNPYPCC from the exons ATGGATCCCTGTAAGTACCGTAATTACATGGACGAGATGCTCGAAATAATCGACGAGATCGGATGCCG AAAACCCGAACCGGAAGTATGCAACGTCAGATGTCCGCCTCTAGGCTGTCCACGAGGACCTTGTCCAGGGATGTGCTGTTATCAGGAAGACTGCGATCCTTGTTGCATATCAAAAATGCCTTGCTGTCCACCACCTCCTCAACCCCCTAGTTGTCGAGCACCTCCGTTGTGCTGCTTAAAAGCCTACGCCAAGGCAGTCGGCTACCCTCCAGAATCTCCTCTTTCTCCACCTTGTGCACGAATACGTCGTAAACTTTGCGTCGAAATGCTCGATAAAATTTGTCGTCCTCCATCAGTTTGCACCACCGTACCCTATTGCCCATCGCCTTGCTGCACAGTCCCACCTTGCAACCCCTATCCATGCTGTTAA
- the LOC139987381 gene encoding uncharacterized protein, with the protein MNKRKASVDRNIRQKASSRRPSATSLHAKPNTAQQNFVKTEKLPSTHNLVHSNDPLKLINKAVDVSMPKTRFSSQDRCKESRSCSSPRLKYFPAEKIKKLESPPPFSPKPIGALIAQQDPRECGIVYVAGQPEQCRDTGQGDATAVTQHVYQHRQPQGVQSVSQQQVVPQQAIHQIGQMNPHSESTLPQQVSNVQSHRPFVPYGSRDYSPRKNNHAISSNLPEVTATPQPGIQQVPNVLVMNQGKIENEDQTNANEPDYEKQPVGGRNAMVYRRAMLSKEQPNMLNPMDPVTLNSPNVDQLNVHNQCPSRSPVLPHTNLQNPQQLYQQLQQNMVQQQQMQQRANNYQTQMLGNQQQVGGQIAPANYNPQQLGSYFPGQGMTSPQDVATSQLKNSRMIGSSQPSHRNLDCAMNVQNGWNNSNQMAEHSSIKAQLKSYNVDVVNGNQAHSRLQNQQQQLMPQYQQQPVQLQHSVYQQHPMHQYQQVYRNPVQGNAIVQRQQSLMAHNQPGTNQQMNPNQQMVPTQQFKPQQSQDNHSKEQTGGKKPLKFTVAMIRDQEKLLATMKQQGVPLEIMRRQFEMLLNEQRRLLEYVEALHQQGEFSEGTKLVVKNRKRKQEDEKPEWMIHLTPPRLSYLQIEKIQEQRRREQEAREMEMMQQQQQQQQQQQQQQQQQQQQMMGQMSGQQVPVQGANQQYHQHWKQQQANWQQQQRALQNYTNNMHSQFHTVPVSGNVNDPMKSMNYQQNMPQCQYVHQQSHQQYYNQPQLQQYQQLYQPVLQENQEQVQSSSQSTEPCSLLKMRQYKNDIQPQRRNNGLQDPVAAKEQLENERLPMETRRGLEYLANLAPKKINMIKLNGLQDRTEAETEFQRRLITSILPPPANKVSANGLANSRNLNNPPSQRLLNSRKIEQEYLKEYPRQKFNIPNNYYSVQAERENGTVATDQPQLIVQQQLPDQNSMSLVPCVERNLMVNRGNVMPFKFDGNYPQHYQQMQQYYQNTKNLGRNNGEGDVGSSQRIEQNKGSFHHAGGDASGNINGSMNGQMAEDKMLPEKVYYSQPDIHESRTIGGVRYLARKQDYLPNQQIVAPETLIANRHVQPPMMY; encoded by the exons ATGAACAAAAG GAAAGCTTCAGTGGATAGAAACATCAGGCAGAAAGCATCGTCCAGACGGCCAAGCGCAACCAGTTTACACGCGAAGCCGAATACCGCGcaacaaaattttgttaaaaccGAGAAATTACCATCTACGCACAATCTCGTCCATTCGAATGATCCTTTAAAACTGATCAATAAAGCCGTGGACGTTTCTATGCCGAAGACAAGATTTAGCTCTCAAGACAGATGCAAAGAGTCTAGGTCGTGTTCCTCGCCGAGACTCAAGTATTTTCCTGcggagaaaattaaaaagttggaAAGTCCTCCGCCTTTTTCTCCCAAACCAATAGGTGCTTTAATCGCACAGCAAGACCCTCGAGAATGTGGAATCGTGTACGTGGCCGGACAACCTGAGCAATGTCGCGACACTGGCCAAGGTGACGCTACAGCGGTCACACAGCATGTTTATCAACATCGACAGCCACAG GGTGTGCAAAGTGTGAGTCAGCAACAGGTTGTGCCTCAGCAGGCGATCCATCAGATCGGTCAGATGAATCCGCACTCGGAGAGTACGCTGCCTCAACAAGTTTCAAACGTTCAATCCCATCGTCCTTTCGTGCCCTACGGTTCGCGAGACTATTCTCCACGGAAGAATAACCACGCGATTTCCTCCAATCTGCCTGAAGTTACAGCGACGCCGCAACCAGGCATACAGCAGGTTCCAAACGTTTTAGTTATGAATcaaggaaaaatagaaaatgaggATCAGACGAATGCTAATGAACCCGATTACGAGAAACAACCGGTAGGAGGCCGAAATGCAATGGTTTACAGACGAGCAATGCTGAGCAAAGAACAGCCTAACATGCTGAATCCTATGGATCCTGTTACGTTAAACTCACCTAACGTTGATCAGCTGAATGTTCATAATCAGTGTCCTTCGCGTAGTCCCGTTTTACCGCACACGAATCTTCAGAATCCTCAGCAGCTTTATCAGCAGCTACAGCAGAACATGGTACAGCAGCAACAGATGCAGCAGAGGGCTAACAACTATCAAACGCAGATGTTGGGGAATCAACAGCAAGTAGGAGGCCAAATAGCTCCTGCGAATTATAATCCTCAGCAGCTTGGAAGCTATTTTCCTGGTCAAGGAATGACTTCCCCTCAAGATGTAGCGACGAGTcagttaaaaaattcaagaatgATTGGATCAAGCCAACCGAGTCACAGGAATTTGGATTGCGCGATGAATGTACAAAATGGATGGAACAATAGTAATCAGATGGCTGAACATTCCAGCATTAAGGCCCAGTTGAAATCCTATAACGTTGACGTGGTAAATGGTAACCAAGCACACAGTAGACTACAGAATCAACAACAGCAATTGATGCCTCAATATCAGCAACAGCCTGTGCAACTGCAACATTCTGTATATCAGCAACATCCTATGCATCAGTATCAGCAGGTGTATAGAAATCCTGTACAGGGAAACGCGATTGTACAAAGACAACAAAGTTTGATGGCCCATAACCAGCCAGGAACTAATCAGCAGATGAATCCCAATCAACAAATGGTTCCTACTCAGCAGTTCAAACCCCAGCAATCCCAAGACAATCATTCAAAAGAACAAACTGGAGGGAAGAAGCCTTTGAAGTTCACTGTTGCTATGATTCGCGACCAGGAAAAATTGTTGGCCACTATGAAGCAGCAGGGAGTACCCTTGGAGATCATGCGAAGACAGTTCGAGATGTTACTGAACGAGCAACGAAGGCTGTTAGAGTACGTGGAGGCTTTACACCAACAGGGAGAATTTTCGGAAGGAACGAAGCTCGTAGTGAAAAATCGCAAAAGAAAACAGGAAGATGAAAAGCCTGAATGGATGATTCATTTGACGCCTCCGAGATTATCTTACCTGCAAATTGAGAAAATACAGGAGCAACGAAGAAGGGAGCAAGAAGCTCGGGAAATGGAGATGAtgcaacagcagcaacaacaacaacagcagcagcaacaacaacagcagcaacaacaacagcagatGATGGGCCAAATGTCAGGTCAGCAGGTTCCTGTTCAGGGTGCGAATCAGCAGTACCATCAGCACTGGAAACAGCAACAGGCTAATTGGCAGCAGCAACAGAGGGCTTTACAGAATTACACGAATAACATGCATTCCCAATTTCACACTGTTCCAGTATCTGGCAATGTGAACGATCCGATGAAATCCATGAATTATCAACAAAATATGCCACAGTGTCAGTATGTTCATCAACAATCTCATCAGCAATATTATAATCAACCTCAATTGCAACAATACCAGCAGCTTTATCAGCCCGTTCTTCAAGAAAATCAAGAACAAGTCCAATCTTCCAGTCAATCTACGGAGCCGTGTAGTTTGTTAAAAATGCGTCAATATAAAAACGACATTCAGCCACAGAGGCGAAACAACGGATTGCAGGATCCGGTAGCGGCGAAGGAGCAGCTGGAGAATGAAAGATTGCCGATGGAAACCAGAAGAGGACTAGAATATCTGGCTAATTTGGCTCCCAAGAAGATAAATATGATAAAGCTGAACGGATTGCAAGATCGCACCGAGGCAGAAACAGAGTTTCAGCGTCGTTTGATCACGTCTATTTTACCGCCACCTGCTAACAAAGTGTCTGCAAATGGCTTGGCGAACTCGAGGAATCTGAACAACCCTCCGTCTCAACGATTACTAAACTCGAGGAAGATAGAACaggaatatttgaaagaatatCCCAGacagaaatttaatattccaaataattaCTACAGCGTGCAAGCTGAAAGAGAAAATGGCACCGTAGCCACGGATCAGCCACAATTGATCGTCCAACAACAGTTACCAGATCAGAATTCGATGAGTCTCGTTCCTTGCGTCGAGAGAAATCTAATGGTAAATCGTGGAAACGTGATGCCGTTTAAGTTCGATGGAAATTATCCTCAGCACTATCAACAGATGCAACAGTATTATCAAAACACGAAGAATTTAGGGAGGAACAATGGCGAAGGCGATGTCGGATCGAGCCAGAGGATAGAACAGAATAAGGGGAGCTTCCATCATGCTGGTGGTGACGCTAGTGGAAATATAAATGGTTCGATGAATGGACAAATGGCGGAGGATAAGATGCTACCTGAAAAGGTGTATTACAGCCAACCGGATATTCACGAATCCAGGACCATCGGGGGTGTGAGATATTTGGCGAGAAAGCAGGACTACTTACCTAATCAGCAGATCGTGGCACCAGAAACTTTGATTGCAAACAGACACGTGCAACCCCCGATGATGTACTAG
- the LOC139987259 gene encoding LOW QUALITY PROTEIN: uncharacterized protein (The sequence of the model RefSeq protein was modified relative to this genomic sequence to represent the inferred CDS: substituted 1 base at 1 genomic stop codon): MSPETQIVTISGRGIEKRLNIIEPTIQFLPTIPYTNIQEVVFTIENTCNYPVEFFWHHLDDVFQMEDHITKALLYYYRVKEILLPPRKPGESIPWQLTKFYRDIINEMAQALIMEKLNEEELFEGEVQLERSHEGDTGKKRERMTRSSVLKRKTRKRGRSIQQSTTRKSSVRESSRRGKRNEVVSDLSSTDSDRKDCPDFSILNETLLESLPLPTSDPEEIQQMLFCYIDSLYKSSDFQSRMKDPVKELFENIQRKSDVSNNLPDPSKPEKRVCVIFHGAPFTEYQEVACRSARVLEIPVLSIDKAITEVTALTGSPCSIQLRQIIDDTYEIYSEAFVKQKQRLISQDARESNEVGSESTRRTGTSSKRRSSPKEKSSRTGGSPKTPKKLKTSKSTKIQSSDAQREAILRLHADPDPLAELDKIPTNEKLEMLDALSRYEYKIQAIFLLQKIVDHRDIHDSPRDRGDRSLRKKKDSFLGITSELIAEALEERLSMEDFKRGFVVQSLECNFLRNNTLEALLSLLRIVGNIEYLLFVTFLNSMACYDTKVEQLQKEIGKIKRQSRKPSFSSLQRXKRPIPIRRSRTSTRCRRPNTINFPTRIRRCIWTRFYHLKGRKHRVGELDSSKE; this comes from the exons ATGAGCCCTGAAACGCAGATAGTCACGATAAGTGGTCGTGGAATCGAAAAAAGATTGAACATAATCGAACCGACTATTCAATTTCTGCCCACTATTCCGTATACGAATATTCAAGAAGTAGTTTTTACGATCGAGAATACTTGCAATTATCCTGTGGAGTTCTTCTGGCATCATTTGGACGA TGTTTTCCAGATGGAGGATCATATAACGAAAGCTCTGTTGTATTACTACAGAGTGAAGGAAATACTGCTGCCACCCAGAAAGCCTGGCGAGTCGATACCCTGGcaattaacgaaattttacaGAGACATAATCAACGAGATGGCTCAGGCGTTAATTATGGAGAAGTTAAACGAAGAAGAACTATTCGAGGGAGAAGTTCAGCTTGAGAGGAGTCACGAAGGTGACACggggaagaagagagagaggatGACCAGGTCAAGCGTATTGAAGaggaaaacgaggaaacgcgGAAGATCTATTCAGCAATCTACGACGAGGAAAAGCAGCGTTCGTGAATCTAGTCGTCGcgggaaaagaaacgaagttgTCAGTGACTTGTCTAGCACGGATTCGGATAGAAAAGACTGTCCAGACTTTTCAATTTTGAACGAAACTCTACTGGAATCCCTTCCTCTACCCACGAGCGATCCAGAAGAAATCCAACAAATGCTTTTCT GTTACATAGACAGTCTTTATAAGAGTTCAGATTTCCAAAGTAGAATGAAAGACCCGGTGAAGGAACTTTTCGAGAATATCCAGCGAAAATCCGACGTGTCGAACAATCTTCCGGATCCCTCGAAGCCTGAGAAAAGAGTCTGCGTTATTTTCCATGGAGCTCCTTTCACCG AGTATCAAGAGGTTGCGTGCCGGAGCGCCAGAGTCTTAGAAATTCCAGTTCTTAGCATCGATAAGGCGATCACAGAAGTTACTGCGCTTACCGGAAGTCCATGCTCGATTCAACTTCGACAGATCATCGACGATACTTATGAGATTTACTCGGAGGCTTTTGTGAAACAAAA ACAGCGTTTGATTAGTCAAGACGCTCGTGAAAGCAACGAAGTCGGATCAGAATCAACTAGAAGAACAGGAACTTCGAGTAAAAGGAGAAGTTCGCCGAAGGAGAAATCGTCCAGGACAGGAGGATCGCCTAAAACcccgaagaaattgaaaacgtcgaaatctactaaaatacaaagttcagACGCGCAGAGAGAAGCAATCCTTCGACTTCATGCAGATCCTGATCCTCTAGCAGAGCTGGATAAAATTCCAACCAATGAGAAACTGGAAATGTTGGATGCTTTGAGTAGATACGAATATAAGATACAAGCTATTTTCTTACTGCAGAAAATAGTTGATCATCGTGATATCCATGACTCGCCCAGAGACAGAGGTGACAGAAGTctaaggaaaaagaaggattCCTTTCTTGGGATTACTTCCGAATTAATAGCTGAAGCTCTTGAAGAAAG ATTATCCATGGAGGATTTCAAGCGAGGTTTCGTTGTACAGAGCTTGGAGTGCAATTTCCTGCGAAATAACACGCTCGAAGCTTTGCTTTCCTTGTTACGAATCGTCGGCAATATCGAGTATCTTCTATTCGTTACTTTTCTTAATTCGATGGCTTGCTACGACACAAAAGTGGAGCAACTTCAAAAGGAAATAGGTAAAATTAAAAGGCAAAGTAG AAAACCGAGCTTTTCATCTTTGCAGCGATGAAAGCGACCGATCCCAATCAGAAGATCCAGGACATCGACGAGATGTCGTCGTCCGAATACGATCAACTTCCCGACGAGGATAAGAAGATGTATCTGGACGCGATTCTACCACTTAAAAGGGCGGAAGCATCGCGTAGGCGAGCTCGATTCATCGAAAGAATGA
- the LOC139987379 gene encoding hydrocephalus-inducing protein homolog, with product MLVMGEPPSVSSYVVIKCNGQGPVVSAEPSSLDFGEMKVLEEKSMEFQLINDSPIPTQFIATLKSKDPVWSVSPESGDLEPHESMIITVKLCLVDPGKYKDKIMLRVINSRTIPVEVKGTGYGCSVVFEPQIFPTFDWGLLFSHQQIDRTITLTNKGTHDYQMIWITEPEVRFRRGQMLMSHTTKFQLYPSIVNIPPGETRHVYCKLFWKANECVVEKWNVFGQFHGIGKRELIGTSSFTVTLTEPQILFSKRRLTFRVDVCPEEDKLQQTDELLVTNQSKLDLNVQLSVKEPFHLITSTEEHVQSMQIVLIDGGTTKIRVFFSFNGESEDRYSKNYSGVLRLEYQEHPNQDKITCKGYVNFPNLDIQPSDFVINCELGTSAEEILTLTNNGPVSVVYKFLWLADSIDIQRDSDVVPECSGCSSRKGKLEADTAEMQEVEVADEVDEDIYTSDKQDGVGDGPLDTIPPPMNSPISENQNSEIPLMEEISDIDDCLVSAEEIRNFLLPIVGSYFKTDEDLVALESMQTDPPRNHYINEVLKIVPNEGTVLPYSVQRVYVGFHGFERLRIKATIVCEIFRGPTERIHLFARADAIRYAIDTNVIDFGQQLFLEYSRSSFVLRNLCTIAFDYEIKVTKVASNEAIDRFDIYPLIIQPDGGFVDAESVLEFRVDHLPTMLGPIGHRFQLEIGHLMPVTIEVIAYGAFPQVYPCIPRGKMHQYHSIELEYSAIQSLTEDFIVKKIENIVAKKINDLLETDMEMLAAEEWCIIPYDETFPRTMDIDMAIERWLARKFVDANSYILMQHATTRRNEPIPQLFSSEHVIDMKHVIVERTAHYSANVINYGPWNVEMRMKTENKKDNPKRSGIIVHFRKHSKLLVGDSAVLQVAWHPTRERFSEKSTEVKHMIYIEVLYGCTIPVTIKGIVTYPYVTVNTKFLDFQDVVVGECLVLHILIKNE from the exons ATGTTAGTTATGGGAGAACCACCGTCAGTATCATCCTACGTGGTCATAAAGTGCAACGGGCAAGGGCCCGTGGTTTCTGCAGAGCCAAGTTCCTTGGACTTCGGCGAGATGAAAGTTCTCGAAGAAAAATCGATGGAATTCCAGCTTATCAACGATTCGCCTATTCCTACTCAGTTTATCGCGACACTG AAAAGCAAAGATCCAGTGTGGAGCGTCAGTCCAGAGTCTGGTGATCTCGAACCGCATGAATCGATGATCATTACTGTCAAACTATGCCTTGTGGACCCTGGGAAatacaaagataaaattatgCTGCGTGTAATTAACAGCAGAACCATCCCTGTAGAGGTCAAAGGAACTGGATATGGTTGCAGTGTCGTTTTCGAGCCACAGATATTCCCAACTTTCGACTGGGGCCTGCTTTTCAG CCATCAGCAAATAGATCGAACAATAACTCTGACGAACAAGGGGACTCATGACTATCAAATGATCTGGATAACAGAACCAGAAGTACGATTTCGACGAGGTCAAATGCTAATGTCTCACAC CACGAAGTTTCAACTATATCCTTCGATCGTCAATATTCCACCGGGAGAAACGAGACATGTCTATTGCAAGTTGTTCTGGAAAGC AAACGAGTGCGTGGTAGAAAAATGGAACGTTTTCGGTCAATTTCACGGTATAGGGAAACGTGAATTGATCGGCACGTCGTCTTTCACGGTTACGTTGACGGAACCACAGATTCTATTTAGTAAAAGGAGGCTAACGTTTCGTGTGGACGTGTGCCCCGAGGAAGACAAATTACAGCAAACAG ACGAATTATTGGTGACCAATCAATCGAAGCTGGACCTTAACGTTCAGCTGTCGGTGAAAGAACCATTTCATTTGATAACCTCTACCGAAGAACACGTGCAAAGTATGCAGATTGTCCTGATCGACGGAGGTACGACGAAAATTCgcgttttcttttccttcaatGGTGAAAGCGAGGATCGTTActcgaaaaattattccgGCGTACTTCGACTGGAATATCAGGAGCATCCCAATCAG GATAAAATCACGTGTAAGGGTTACGTGAATTTTCCAAACCTCGACATACAGCCTAGTGATTTTGTAATTAACTGTGAGCTGGGCACAAGCGCCGAGGAAATATTAACGTTAACCAATAACGGACCAGTATCGGTTGTATATAAATTCCTGTGGCTCGCAGATTCCATCGATATACAACGCGATTCGGACGTCGTGCCG GAGTGTTCCGGATGTTCGTCGCGCAAAGGAAAATTAGAGGCGGATACAGCCGAGATGCAAGAGGTCGAGGTAGCGGACGAGGTAGACGAAGACATTTACACGAGTGACAAGCAAGACGGAGTCGGAGACGGGCCATTAGACACGATACCGCCACCTATGAATT CGCCCATTTCAGAGAACCAGAACTCAGAAATTCCTCTTATGGAGGAAATTTCTGACATAGACGATTGTTTGGTATCTGCAGAGGAAATAAGAAACTTCCTACTGCCGATTGTTGGATCATATTTTAAGACAGACGAAGATCTGGTTGCGTTAGAGAGCATGCAGACCGATCCTCCGAGGAATCACTATATCAACGAa GTTCTGAAGATCGTTCCAAACGAGGGCACGGTGCTTCCGTATTCTGTACAACGAGTATACGTAGGATTTCACGGTTTCGAACGGCTTCGAATAAAAGCCACCATCGTCTGTGAAATTTTCCGTGGACCCACCGAGCGGATTCATCTATTCGCTCGCGCAGACGCTATTCGATACGCGATTGACACGAATGTTATCGATTTTGGTCAACAG TTGTTTCTGGAATATTCTCGTAGCAGCTTTGTCTTGAGGAATCTCTGTACGATAGCGTTCGATTACGAAATAAAAGTCACGAAGGTGGCTTCCAACGaggcgatcgatcgattcgatatATATCCATTGATAATCCAACCGGATGGTGGCTTTGTGGACGCTGAATCGGTCCTGGAGTTTCGCGTGGATCATCTGCCAACGATGCTCGGTCCTATCGGTCATCGATTTCAGTTAGAA ATTGGTCACTTGATGCCCGTCACGATCGAAGTGATCGCTTATGGTGCTTTTCCACAAGTTTACCCGTGCATTCCTCGAGGAAAAATGCATCAATATCATTCCATCGAGTTAGAATACTCTGCTATCCAATCGTTGACCGAGGATTTCATAGTTAAA AAAATAGAGAACATCGTAGCCAAGAAGATTAACGATTTACTCGAAACGGACATGGAGATGTTAGCCG CCGAGGAATGGTGTATTATTCCGTACGACGAGACGTTTCCACGAACGATGGACATCGACATGGCGATAGAAAGGTGGTTGGCAAGGAAGTTCGTCGATGCAAATTCATACATTTTAATGCAGCATGCTACGACTCGCAGGAACGAGCCAATTCCTCAACTTTTTTCATCCGAGCACGTTATTG ATATGAAACACGTGATCGTCGAACGTACTGCTCACTACTCGGccaatgtaattaattacggTCCATGGAACGTGGAAATGAGAATGAAAACGGAGAACAAGAAAGACAACCCGAAAAGATCTGGCATCATAGTACACttcagaaagcattccaagctgTTGGTCGGCGATTCTGCTGTTCTTCAAGTGGCCTGGCACCCTACGCGAGAAAGATTTTCAGAGAAAAGCACAGAAGTGAAACATATGATTTACATAGAG GTATTATATGGATGCACGATTCCTGTCACTATAAAGGGAATAGTAACTTATCCGTACGTCACCGTCAATACTAAGTTTCTGGACTTCCAGGACGTTGTTGTTGGAGAATGTTTGGTTCTCCACATTTTGATCAAGAacgagtaa
- the LOC139987380 gene encoding hydrocephalus-inducing protein, translated as MEEKMNEDNQTNIWRGPQKFNTTQIVNCLLRKSQYKEDEDAEEYTSRPSEYMKQMLMTTDEMTQYILKWKNRFNLPLCMELEASNFEVSPSIIIFQQFTPGISLSVTVTVRNASAVPRYLRSSYEPDPFFSVDFCGSSYLTMLAPGISNSYRVKFMPDRNQDYHYQLKFATDSGDLIVPVVAINARGILDFPDRIEVPLTGVKIPSSKTIFVRNIGGASTVFTLYTDNPCFWIEPSKGRMEEEESLQFTIHFLSNKAGDFEGNLFLEYETEEKLRIELRCSTENCPIRIDRGSIRMEDTFLGLSRSKILTIHNRSNYIVKYKWMQLESIEADNERREHYKKLFHLVYESELNRCVDLVHYNVCTPDIHQLVYQRIYTDELESLTKETFQYNHICFMFAPKEAEIWPQSSTDVTIFFRALEVGEVTSTAYLEVTGREDRIPLTLYGTGKGPVFRLNVLTISLENIYMCSVHNYEVIVANKGHIPGTLIYRAKPTDFGGKIDVTPLSLKLQPDEHKSFNLSFSSNRKGDFVERVDFVVKESLEVLSLHIKGCIICPTLHFDKEWLDFGTTALGFSTRQDVYLNNLALIPVAFTITVLNDGDQVPLLHEDYAKAQTKPSFPSKPREFQVAPQEGVVAAHGSMKIKVIYTANIARVGQTTIQVDMWDSDSDPVTLPVKFCGKVASLSIVPQEITIQFCFTNFPYSRSFAVENTSDLDSYFYFIPQQVSDNSAVICSLCNNQGYVKAHQSKTIEAVIITKILGSHKIMLK; from the exons atggaGGAAAAAATGAACGAGGACAATCAAACAAATATATGGAGAGGTCCTCAGAAATTTAATACGACGCAAATCGTAAACTGCTTGCTTCGTAAGTCGCAATATAAAGAAGACGAGGATGCAGAAGAG TATACTTCCCGCCCATCAGAATACATGAAACAAATGTTAATGACAACGGACGAGATGACGCAGTATATTTTGAAATGGAAGAATAGATTCAATTTACCATTGTGTATGGAACTCGAGGCTTCCAATTTCGAAGTCAGCCCTAGTATCATCATATTTCAACAGTTCACCCCTGGAATCTCTTTGAGTGTGACAGTGACCGTTCGAAACGCGTCAGCG GTACCAAGATATTTGAGAAGCTCTTACGAGCCTGATCCTTTCTTTTCCGTGGATTTCTGTGGAAGCAGTTACTTGACGATGCTTGCGCCAGGTATTTCCAATTCCTATCGAGTGAAGTTCATGCCTGACAGAAACCAAGACTACCATTATCAATTGAAATTCGCGACTGATAGCGGAGATCTGATAGTACCGGTCGTAG CGATCAACGCGAGAGGAATTTTGGACTTTCCTGATCGAATCGAAGTACCACTGACAGGCGTGAAGATTCCCTCGtcgaaaacgatatttgtacgcAACATCGGAGGTGCCTCAACTGTTTTCACCCTTTACACTGacaa TCCTTGCTTCTGGATCGAGCCATCGAAGGGTAgaatggaagaagaagaatcgcTTCAGTTCACTATACACTTTCTGTCTAACAAGGCTGGCGATTTCGAAGGAAATCTTTTTCTCGAATACGAAACTG aagaaaaattgcgAATAGAACTTCGATGCTCCACAGAGAATTGTCCCATTCGAATCGATAGAGGCAGTATCAGAATGGAAGATACTTTCTTGGGTCTATCAAGAAGTAAGATTCTCACGATCCACAACAGGAGCAATTATATCGTCAAGTACAAGTGGATGCAGCTTGAGAGCATCGAGGCGGATAACGAGCGAAGAGAACA TTATAAGAAATTGTTCCATCTGGTTTATGAGAGCGAGCTTAATCGTTGCGTGGACCTCGTTCATTATAACGTGTGCACCCCTGATATCCATCAGCTGGTTTATCAACGTATCTACACGGACGAGCTGGAGTCTCTGACGAAAGAAACCTTTCAGTATAATCATATCTGTTTTATGTTTGCACCAAAG GAAGCTGAAATTTGGCCACAATCGTCTACCGATgtaacaattttctttcgtgCGCTGGAAGTCGGTGAAGTGACCAGTACTGCCTATCTAGAAGTGACTGGTCGCGAAGATAGAATACCGCTGAC TCTTTATGGAACAGGCAAAGGACCGGTTTTCCGCTTGAATGTTCTCACGATCAGTTTGGAGAACATCTACATGTGTTCGGTGCACAATTACGAG GTAATAGTGGCGAACAAAGGGCACATACCCGGCACGTTGATTTACAGGGCAAAACCAACCGATTTCGGCGGAAAGATCGACGTGACACCTCTCAGTCTTAAGCTACAACCAGACGAGCATAAATCTTTCAATTTATCGTTCTCGTCGAATCGTAAGGGCGATTTCGTGGAGAGAGTCGATTTCGTGGTGAAAGAGAGCCTCGAGGTGCTCAGCTTGCATATCAA GGGATGCATCATATGCCCTACTTTGCACTTTGACAAGGAGTGGCTCGATTTTGGCACAACGGCCCTCG GATTCAGCACTAGACAAGACGTGTACTTGAACAACCTAGCCCTGATACCTGTAGCTTTCACCATAACCGTGCTGAACGACGGAGATCAGGTTCCATTGCTGCACGAGGACTACGCGAAAGCTCAAACGAAGCCAAGTTTCCCGAGCAAACCGCGGGAATTCCAAGTTGCCCCACAGGAAGGAGTGGTGGCTGCTCATGGTTCGATGAAAATCAAA GTCATTTACACCGCCAATATCGCGCGTGTCGGTCAGACGACTATTCAGGTCGACATGTGGGACTCTGATTCGGATCCTGTCACCTTGCCAGTGAAATTCTGCGGTAAAGTGGCTTCGTTATCGATCGTGCCGCAAGAAATCACCATTCAATTTTGCTTCACCAATTTTCCTTATTCGCGATCCTTCGCTGTGGAGAATACTTCCGATTTGGAtagctatttttatttcataccaCAACAG GTTTCGGATAATTCGGCGGTGATTTGTTCCCTTTGCAACAATCAGGGGTACGTCAAGGCTCATCAGTCGAAGACAATCGAAGCTGTTATTATCACGAAGATTCTAGGATCTCACAAAATCATGCTAAAGTAA